tagaggctccctgacttagcgtcaggttcgtcctcgctgtcaataatcctagcggctccccaattccgcattgggttcgtccgcgttccttaactaacaaatttatatcatattcctagggtaataacccttcgccggccactcgtgctgcttgcggccctggctcgtaacaaattaatcaaacacctatttcggcattttaaaaaattcaacccccgaggGGGTAAAAAGGGgctgcaacgtttgtatgaggaatattttgatcgtggtcggatttacttcatacttggtcttaattctctttgatataattaatcaaacacctgtttcggcatttcaaaaaatacaacccccgagggggtgaaaaggggttgcaacgtttgtatgaggaatattttatttgtggtcggatttgcttgaaacttgatcttaatgctctttgatataattaatcaaacacctgtttcggcattttaaaaaattgatcccctaaggggtgaaaagggggtttgaaatctaagatggcggcataacataaaattaaaactctatagaggtgaatggggggttaaaaggttttatggagaaacaatatcaatttccgagggcattaaacggttttctatgcgagcgaagccgcgggcaaaagcaagtttaatataaatttcaaaCCGAAAATAATCTTTCAACAGACACTTGCGTTGCTGGGTCTGCATGCACAATCTTCGCGAGTGTGCTCAGTTCTGAAAAAAGTATGTTTGTCCCAGAAGTCTAAAATATTAACGTCTTTGCTTATTCTGGGACATTGTGAGAATGCATTTAAGGCGCTTACAATGCCAAATACAGAATTTGGGGAACAATGTTGCTCTGCATCTTTTTCTATGAGCATTTGTTCGATTTCGTCACACGGTGAAATATTGTATGCAATAGGagcttttgttatttcatttgaatttaaaCCTAGAGCCTCGCAACGCCTCCACGTATTCATTAAATGTTCAATCGCAACATTCTTTTCTGCTACGGacaatacatttttatatcTCGGATCTAAATATACCGACGCCAATAGACATTTATTGCTTACGAGTTCGGGTTCACGGTTTATTATCGCAAAACTATTATTTCTTTTTGCTAGATTTATTTTGCACTGCAGCCAGACAACATAAAAGTCTCTCATTAATAATTGCTCACATTGCATCTTCTTTGTCGCCATTTTTGCGGGTTCAAGAGCGTTCATTATTTCCCTAATCGTACTCCATTCACCTTCGGATAACGTCACATCTCTTATTTCTAAACAAAAATCTTGTAATGTTAATAATCTTTCTAACATATCATATGTTGAACTCCATCTAGTTTGGCAATTTAGTATGGGTTTACGTAATTTTAAATTGTTCAAAAGGATGATTACGGTGGTACTGCAGAGTTTTCGCACGAGCTCgcgaattttgtaaattaaattttctacattaaAACTTTCGATAGCATCTTGCACAGCAAGTTGCAACGTATGTGCAACACACCGCACCcccattaaattaaaattcttatCCTCTAAGTGAAATAAATGTTCACCCTCCAAATAAAATTCTTGTTGAGGATCGTCCGAAAAATCTTCAAAATCGTCGCGAGTTTCTTCTTCCCTTAAAAGACAAACCATCTTCAGCATATTTGAGCCATTGTCCGTCGtgattgaataaatatttctcgCGGTAAGATCATATTCTTGTAATACGTCCAGGactaaattcttcaaattttcgCTAGTATgcctaacaaggatttcctttaAAGCTAACGTTCTTACAATCAATTTCTGATGTTTTACATATTGTGCATTTATTCCTATAAACGATCTACATTGACGGGTTTCCCCgttaattttaatagaaactaaaCTATTTTTAATTTCCGCTTTTATATTAAGTTTCGCGCTTCGCGTGCCCGATTTATTATTGTCTCCCTAACATTGTCTCTATTAATAGTAATTCGGGGTGCAACTGTCTCTAATATCGGGTCAATTATTTTACGAAAACCCGAATCCTCCACGATACCTAATGGTCGACCATTTTAGGTGGTTAATTCGACGCAAGCGTCCATCAGATGTTTTGCTGTCATCGTAAACATCGTTGATGTAGACGTGGAGCTCGTAAAAGAGGAGTTTGAAGAAGACGCCGAAGTCAAATTGAAAGAAGAAGAATCCAGatctggggaaaatagtatttgaaatagtaaatagtaaataatccaatttattttacacacagtgtctgtacaactttgaaaataaaataagtttatttgatgcagtaagttttgaaaataaaatattttatttgttgcagtaattttttaaaatagtatttgaaaatagtgttgtaacggttctgcttccgacggagatgtcgtcgcggcgtcgtacccTCTCGTGCTGTAATAGTTCGTCGCGCCAGGGTCGTGggtcggcgagagaatcgacggaagctgaaaatggacgaaGTGCCCggggcgtgaaataacgacaacgggTTTACGTATCTTCGGGCTCACTGCACGTACGTTCGCGGACTCATGGGACTAGTGAACCGTGTTACCGATCCGTGCTTCTACTGGTGGTTCTGGTGTAAACGtttatcgcggcgcgacgcgtaCACGTGGACCTGGTGATTGataccggcgactgggttcaggAGGAACGGTCAGGAAACCCGGCCACGACTTGGGAAATTccccgtggcggttctacggtaaatgaagaggatgctgccccttcatttaatcgtctccggtagctgtcggagttctcgggaggCTGCCCGAGAAGTgtgttcgggatgctgcccaaacggcagagaaggatgctgccctctctgtttggcgtgtttgctgtcacgccggtaggaaacgccgatgtcgaggaggccgatgctgcggacaactcgacgtcgagagcgtgggaaaaTAGGAAAGTATCAGTACTACGTGCCAATACttgggatgtgcccaggatgctgcccaggctggaaaagagacccgtgcctcgtttgcatcgccttttataggcgaagattggtggtgggggaatggtgtgaaggaaacggatgtgtgacgtcgagtttccgccttcctcaagatggcggaacctcggcgtccgtttcccgccgaatatggcttggagcgcgggatcgtgcatcgtagcgcgtcgtatacggacggcgcgctcggtgatcttcggcgtcgctcggttatgttcggcgcgtgtctcatagtgacaggcctgcatcgtacaggtctgttacagtgttttatttttaaaatattgaaaatatttggagtttgtctttattttcaatttcaattttagatATTATTGcccaaaataatggttcgcattcaatagattTCTGAGTATAAATAGTTTCCTGGTGATAAGATACACTGTATGTTTATCAAGAAACCTCAGTAGGCACATGCTGTGAACTGAAGTGAATATACGCAGTAATAGCagcaatcaaacaaaaaaataaaacgaaaatgtggcaaatgatataaTTTCTTATATTAAATACCATTTCTTCTctaaattattgctaaaataagaaatattaaataagtacaTAATGCGATTTCTGAAAAGTATTAGGTATGACGATGCAAAAAATAacatattctattttgtgttttagatcattaaaatagaaatattttactttgtgtttcagattattaaaatggaaatattttattttgtggatgaaattgttaaaatagaaatatttcattttgacgttcagattgttcaaataaatagaagtattttatttcgaggttcaattGTTTAAATAGAAATAGTttatgttgtttgaaatatcgatcgcaagataatgaaatgtataatattcaaatgttctcggcgcaacggttcgatcagttaataggaaaaaagcaaaatttgcacgttagttaggaactttcaacgtttcgatcttcattcagatcattttcaagaaagtagaaaaaactgcgtctgaaaaatatattttcacaatgtaaaaccagaaactttaaaatatctgcgtaaccagaatgtaacaatgtaacaagatgctgcaataatttacttacattgctttataaaaattataaatacggaattgaaattgtcttagcacatgctgctttcatgtcgtcagacaggatactggatcatagaccatcaaagtcattagacacagaacgtaaccggtcgatcgatcaaaacaaagtcaatcgtcgatcgatgtttggcggttatttcaaaccgtgaaaaacgtcaaaaacccaaacttaccacatgttcgtgaccatatgatgaaaaacttttattaaatatatgataaagatgtaatttatataacatgtaataggaaaatagttgttattaggaaacgttgaaagttcctaactaacgtgcaaattttgcttttttcctattaactgatcgaaccgttgcgccgagaacatttgaatattatacatttcagaaatagtttatttcgaggttcagattgttgaaataatacactattttctttaagcaaaataaaatctaaaatattaaatagtattttaaatatttttttcgccaaataatgcccacctctggaaGAATCCTCGTTGTTTCTTCTCCTTTTCCTCGTTTCCTTCTGCATGGTGACCGTTGTATACTCGTTGGGGTGGTGGTACTGCAAATGCCGCGTCAAATTAGCAGCATGgttcccagttatttttgtagaGCATCTCTCAATGAGGCACGTAGATTTACTGTTCGGTTTCGCAATCGATTATTCGTTTTCgttctttaattattttagaTTCTAGCGTTTAGAAATCTGCCGTTCTGCGCGGCAAGCGTTGTATATTTTACCGTAAATCATCGATTGTAACCGTCGCGGCATTGTCATTCTCAAGGTCCGTGAGGGCCCGAGGCAGTCTTCGCACCCCCTTAGGCCATCCGGTTCGTACTAAAAACAGTCGTTACCTGTTTTAGAATAAAGAGGTACCGTACGCGAAGTACCTAGGGTTCGGGACCCAAGGTTCGAACCGATGGTCGTCCATCCGCTCGGGACAAGGGACCATAAAACATGTGCAGGCCACTTGGGCCTTTTTCGTCGCGCTGCGTCGGGGTTCCCGTTATTGCAATTTCCCGAAATTTCCGCGACTGACCCGAGATAGGGACTTCCACCTCCACCGGTGAGGACTGTCCGGAAAATCCTCCTCCCTCAGGTCAACCAACGAATGGGGATGATTCTCCCGAAAAATCGGGCCCATCTCCTCGAAGAAGCAACGCCAACGAGGTGACTAGCAATCGGACCCCGGCGCAAAAAGTCAGAATCTTTTCGTCGCTTGGAGAGAACACGTCGTAGCATCTTACGGAGAACACCGTGTTCTCAGCTACATAGTTACGCGATAAAACATTTTACACGCTCGTCCGTTCATCTTGTAACGCCGCTATAGTCCGCTAGTTCCGTGAAACAGTTGTCTAAAGTTAATTCCGTCGGCaacaaatttgtacaatttaatGAACGTTATTGTTAAACCGAGAGTACAAATACTTCTTCGATTCACGAGAAAACATTTACCGTCATCCTCGTTAAATAGAAAATACTGGCGGACTGGATGCTCCATTGTacgaaattgtacgaaattgTACTTTATACTAGTTTATAAAGTCAATAGTGCACAAACACAATGTACACAACACACGTTTTGCACTTTTTTAAAACGGTTCACGAATTTCACGAGGAAAGAACGAAAAATGTGGTTTGCTTGCTGAGACCTAAGACTGACACTCAGCAAAAAGACAAGACTGATGAATGTCCGTGTTTTTCACCGTACTTATATTCCAAAGAAAGGCAATAAAACGTTATCTCCGAGGGAGTGGGGGTGCAGGCCTGCCAAGAAGGCAAGGCGTAGGTTTTCCCCAAAAGTCATTGTTTATCCGAAAAACTAAGACTCTTTTAAGTTATTTGTAGACTGCAGAAGTTCatgcaaattttatatgtcaaaatATGCAAACTTATACAAAAATGcataatttatgtaaaatattagcTTCAATAAATGCCAAATCGACAATAAGATCCTCATTTCTATAATTTCTCTTGGGTTGTCTTAATACATACTAAGTACACTTCTTTAAAGGGTAAACAATTAGGAAATAAAAGAGAATTTgaggattttgcaaaaattaataatacaatTAGTATTAATGAACTTGAATATTACCAAATATGTTTACTTACTTCCCCATCGTGGTTCGATCGCTTGTGGTGGTAAAGAAACATTTGGCATAATAGCATACATTTCCAAAACAttaacaatttaaaatagtgcattttggacgaatggaaggatattagccaaaacagtattaaaaaattgtataaatatttaacaaaccGAATGATTACGTTGGCCACGGCCACACAGGTCGCATCTCGTGGGCCTCAATTTCCTCTTCCACTAAGAAGACATTGATTTTTTCCTCCATAAACGGGACGCATAAACCGTTAGTTTATATTTAAGAACCTGGGACCTAAAAATGATGTCTGAAAATCACTTAATTGGGGGTACTCTGGAAGGTCTTCGGTTTAACGTTTTATTGCGGACACGGTAGATACATTGTCAGTGGAGGCGCGATGGGCTTTACCGGTTTTACGAAGCGACGTTTTACCTTTTACTATTTACTAAGTTGTTGTTATTGCATTATTTCGGTTTCAATACAGCATACTGTCGAGCGGACAGTCGTTGAATTTCGGATGGTGACcgtccctagtagcatttaagGTCCTTGCAGACTATACCGACACGGCGGCTACCTGCACCGCGCCGCTGTGTATTACAATGGGGATGCGGCGGGTCGTCGATACGGCCTAGTatccgcatccccattgaaatacacagaagaaacccaaaacggcctagcggCGCGGTGCAGGTAGCCGCTGGGTCGGTATATTCTGCAACGACCCTTACGGTTGGCGTTTCGTTGGGCCTACGTTGGGGGTTTGCATTGGGCAACCGTTAGAGATGTCGCTCTTTTTTGCAGTTGGGCCAACAGTCAgggccaacgttgggccaacgttcagccaacgttgcgccagcgtcgggccaacggtaatacccaacgtagggccaacgatcacgtccaatatcgggccaacggtaatagccaacgtagggccaacggtaatacccaacgtagggtcTACAATAATTAAAGCCAACTAGAGGATTTTTTGTGTAGagtcaattaattatatacatatatatgtatgtgtattatgagttttttatttttatatctcaattattttgtacatattacatacatattacatattacaatagcACGATTTCTTACATTACATattgcacattagtaatatgatattacattcatattacacctCTTCAATAGTTCTGATAATTACAACAGCTCCGCTTAAGATGGTGAAACAAGAATCGGATAACTACATACTTAAAATACAATTGTTTTTCGCAGTTAtagatattggcgtagctgcatggctgatgatccatcgaacacttgtgcatcagtaaaatctgaaaaatgacatagaaattaatcttacaacaagaaaagcaaaaggaaacaaaattgttaattgcaattgaatgcatgcataaattacacacattgtttagaaagtatctacaatacgtggtaacacgtataattaagtattggtataaataattgttaaactaaaccacaCTCATTACTAATATAACAGTATACTTACCAATATTTGGCATAGCTGCATCCATGGCTGATGTTCTACCGAACGATGGtgctgaattgaattaaattaatggtgttgaattaaattccaccactttgtacattatcaaaatttttgttaatgaaatgaaataaaacacgcgacacaaagaacgaccacttcgacagttcaacacagcacagaagaatgaaatagtgaaaatcgacaaataccaaatgacgatcgacgctacgtatatcttgaacgacgggtattcgtcgttggtcctatgttgggtattcgtcgttggccctatgttgggtattcgtcgttggcccaacgttaggtattcgtcggcaaactgtcaTAATTTTTCGTCGTTATACGTTGGGTATGCGTCGTTGGCCCtgtgttgggtattcgtcgttggccctatgttgggtattcgtcgttggccctatgttgggtattcgtcgttggccctatgttgggtattcgtcgttggcccaacgttgggtattcatCGGCAAACTGTCATAATTTTTCGTCGTTATACGTTgagtattcgtcgttggccctatgttgggtattcgttgttggcccaacgttggctattcgtcggcaaattgacgtaatttttcgtcgttggccctacgttgtaGATTTGTCGACAAAACCACTAACCATGCCCCACCATTCCCCAACAAactcccaaccgttggccaCCATTGACCaacctccagcgtatgccgcgcagagtcctgggcctcctcgcagtggtggcactgcggcGTCGGTTCCGTCCCGATGCGACACAGATACTCCCCGAAGCATCCGTGCCCGGACAATTGGCCGGTCCGAGTCGGCGGAAGAGATTTCCTCCCGCCATCGGACCAGGATGTCCTGTCGTGCCTGGCGCCTCAGCACTTCGAGCTCCTCCCCCTCGGGGCATAACTCCCCACGGCGAATGGAGCAGGCAATTTGGTAAGTAGTTGCCCGCTCCACCGCCATGAGATGCAGGGGAGTCATGCCCGCGAGGAGGGACGCCGCCTCCCCAGAGATGGTGCGAAAGCCCCGTATGGTCCGAATGGCCAGCCGTCGTTGCACGCGCTTTGCGTGCAACATGTTGCGCCGGCTGGCCAGTAGCTGTTCGGACCACACGGGGGCTCCATAAAGGAACTTTGATtgcaccacccccgagtagaagCAACGAATCCTGTCATCGGGCCCCCCGATATTGGGCAACAGCTGTCCCATGGCGGCTGCCAGTCCCTTCgactcggggggggggggggcatcaGGCCGAAGTGCTCTTCGAAGCACTAGCGGCTGTCGAGGGTCAGGCCGAGATAACTCATCTCGCCTTTCACCTCGACAGAGGCTTCACCCACCCGGATCCAGAGTTGGGGTGGCCGCTGGCTCAGAGGCAATGCGTGTAACCACATTGCCTCGGTTTTGCCAGCAGAAATCTCCAACCCCAATCTCCGGATCCCACCGACGACGCAGCCCACCGCTGCTTGCGCCAGGCTGAGCGTCCTTCTCCACGTCAACCCCTCGACGACCACCAATGTATCATCTGCATAGC
The sequence above is drawn from the Lasioglossum baleicum chromosome 8, iyLasBale1, whole genome shotgun sequence genome and encodes:
- the LOC143211638 gene encoding uncharacterized protein LOC143211638 — protein: MGQLLPNIGGPDDRIRCFYSGVVQSKFLYGAPVWSEQLLASRRNMLHAKRVQRRLAIRTIRGFRTISGEAASLLAGMTPLHLMAVERATTYQIACSIRRGELCPEGEELEVLRRQARQDILVRWREEISSADSDRPIVRARMLRGVSVSHRDGTDAAGQRRIPNTGPTTHTQRITTKNYDSLPTNT